One region of Aerosakkonema funiforme FACHB-1375 genomic DNA includes:
- a CDS encoding aminotransferase class I/II-fold pyridoxal phosphate-dependent enzyme: MNTKPSAYNIVESHASDIKVRLYTPAHQGVSGQFKYLTDRIYEYDVPFVTRSKLIEVEKYFSELYNTKHTFFLTGGATQGVLAAIALLGMKHRKIAIGLNSHIAVIHGIVLTGLELFFIPSKLLMPTAEEVISALETEGQEVDAVFLTHPSYEGTLADIQSIARYCRDRNIDLIIDEAHGSHFPFMEENLKSAIEEGGDIVIHSLHKYVGSLVQTALLHIPKNSRITQEQVMAGLALFENTTRSNLLILSIEDAIQSAFDLRGKSLFVNASVQCNQLRNLLNSFSNVLTYDANVCDPLKIFLCSDYATGDEIAELLVERGVDSEYSNERGVLLIFSFQHREKDFFYVARVLEEIYLIILQQREQRNVKDEKSFTRQPIMRVLPREAFFAEKKKIKLGEAKGMVSCSSLKKIPPGIAILVPGEEITEWHLERFDRETLVEVMA; this comes from the coding sequence GTACCCTTCGTCACCCGCAGCAAACTTATTGAGGTCGAAAAGTATTTTTCTGAGTTGTACAATACCAAACACACTTTCTTTTTAACTGGGGGCGCGACCCAAGGAGTTTTGGCTGCGATTGCATTACTGGGGATGAAGCATCGGAAAATTGCCATTGGATTGAATAGCCACATCGCTGTGATTCATGGAATTGTGCTTACTGGCTTGGAGCTATTTTTTATTCCATCAAAGTTACTGATGCCAACTGCTGAAGAAGTAATTTCTGCACTGGAAACAGAGGGTCAGGAAGTTGATGCCGTTTTCTTAACTCATCCAAGTTATGAGGGTACGCTAGCAGACATACAATCTATCGCACGGTACTGCCGAGATAGAAACATAGACTTGATTATCGACGAAGCTCATGGCAGTCATTTTCCTTTCATGGAAGAGAATTTAAAATCAGCGATTGAAGAAGGTGGAGATATTGTCATTCACAGTCTCCATAAATATGTAGGAAGCTTAGTACAAACAGCTTTGCTGCATATACCTAAGAATTCAAGGATTACCCAGGAACAAGTGATGGCAGGTTTAGCATTGTTTGAAAATACTACGCGCAGTAATCTGCTGATATTAAGTATTGAAGACGCTATTCAATCAGCGTTTGATTTACGAGGAAAGTCGCTGTTTGTTAATGCGTCGGTCCAATGCAATCAATTGAGGAATTTACTCAATAGCTTTAGCAATGTTTTAACTTATGATGCCAATGTTTGCGATCCTTTGAAAATATTTCTATGCAGCGACTATGCCACTGGAGATGAAATAGCAGAACTGCTAGTCGAACGCGGTGTTGATAGCGAATACTCTAACGAACGGGGAGTTTTGTTAATTTTTTCCTTCCAGCATAGGGAAAAAGACTTCTTTTACGTAGCAAGGGTTTTAGAAGAAATATATTTAATAATTTTACAGCAACGAGAACAAAGAAATGTAAAAGATGAAAAATCTTTTACCCGCCAACCTATCATGCGCGTTCTCCCAAGGGAGGCTTTTTTTGCCGAAAAAAAAAAAATTAAATTGGGAGAAGCAAAAGGAATGGTTAGCTGTAGCAGCTTAAAGAAAATTCCGCCAGGAATTGCCATTCTTGTACCCGGAGAAGAAATAACTGAATGGCATCTCGAAAGATTCGATCGAGAAACGCTCGTTGAGGTAATGGCATAA